The genomic window CGGTACCGCCGCCGAGCTGGGTACCGAACAGCACGTCGACGGGGTCGGTGAGCAGATCGGTGAGGTCGACGACCTCGGTGTCGAAGACCACCAGCGAGGTGCGCAGCGCCCGCATCGAGGCGAGCACCGCGCCGAACACCGAGGCGTACACGACGCTCGCGGCCATCGACCCCGACTGGTCGATGGCCAGCACGACATCGCGGCGCACGGCCTGGGTGTTGCGGCCGTAGCCGACCAGCCGCTCCGGGACGACCGTGCGGTGCTCGGGCAGATAGTTGGCCAGGTTCTTGCGAATGGTGCGGTCCCAGTCGATGTCTCGGGCCCGCGGCCTGCTGATCCGCGCCGCCCGGTTGAGCGCGCCGGAGACGGCGGTGCGGGTGTGGGTGGCGATGCGCTGTTCGATCTCGCGAACCACCCGTTCGACCACGGTGCGCGCGGTGGCCTTGGTCGTCTCCGGCATCACCCGGTTCAGGCTGAGCAACGTGCCGACCAGGTGCACGTCGGGCTCCACGGCGGCGAGCAACTCCGGCTCCAGCAGCAGTTCGGTGAGTTGCAGGCGGTCGATGGCGTCGCGCTGCATCACCTCGACCACGCTGGACGGGAAGTAGGTGCGGATGTCGCCGAGCCAGCGCGCTACCCGCGGCGCCGAATCGCCGAGGCCGGCGGAGCGTTTCCCCGAGGTGGGCTCGTCGCCGGTGTTGTAGAGGGCGCCGAGTGCCCGGTCGACGGCCACGTCGTCGGCGCCGCCGAGGCCGCCCAGCTCGGGCTCGGCCGCCGCGCCGAGGACGAGACGCCAACGGCGGGAAGAATTTTCGCCAGGGCTGTTCATGATTCGGCTCCTTGCGGACGGGAGACGAGCTCGCCTCTGACGTGTTCCGCGTACGGCGCGGCTGACGACTGAAGGTGACCGCCAGACGCCCAGAGCGGCCGAATGACACCTTCGGTCGGGATTCCGCGGCGGGTGGGCATCGAGCGAAGGTGACATTCGGTCCGACCGACCGGGTGGGGGATGCCTTCGGCCGGTAGCGGTCGACCGTTGCCGAGTGGGCCGAGGTGCGCGATCATCGGGCGACTCCGAGGATGTCGGCGGCCGTGCGCATCGCGCGGCGTCCGCGTTCGACATCCACGTCCGTTCGCTCCGGTGCCGCGAAACCGGCGGTGTCGTGGATCGCGCGGCCGATGGCGCGGCGTTCGCCGGATTCGAAGGCGCCGAAGGTGCGGCGCAGCACCGGCAGCGTCTCCAGGAATTGCTCGTCGTCGAGGCCGCGCAGCCATTCGTCGATGCGGCGCAACAACTCTCGGTCGTGCACGAGCAGCAGGCCGCGGCCGCCGAGGAAGCCGTCGATCCACGCCGCCTTGGACGCCGGGGTCGCGCCGACCGACAGCGCGGCGGACAGGCGGCGTCCGGAATCGGCGTCGCCGATGATGCCCGCATCGCTGAGCAGCCGCACCGCACGGCCGACGAGCGCGCCGTGCACGTCCTCGCGGTCGGCGAGTTTGCGCAGTGCCGCCAGCCAGGTCTGGGTGGCCCACGCGTCGTCGCGGGTGTGGATCGCCAGGTGCGCGGCGTCCAGCTGGGTGCGCAGCTCCGCGGCGGCGTCCGCGTCCAGGCCCGTGACCGCACCCGGCAGACCCGCCGCGATACGAACGAGCAGCCCGTCGGCCACGTGCGCGAGCGCCTTGGTGTCGGTGCCGCGTACATCGCCGTAGCGCAGCGTTCTGATCAAGCCGGGCAGTGCCGCGAGCAGGTGGGTGACGTCGTGGTCCAGCGCCGCGACGGTCTCCAGGCGCTCGATGAGCCCGGAGGTCGCGCCGCTCAGATCGGCGAGCAAAGCCAGTTCCAGGGCGCCCGCGAGGTCGGCGAGCGTGCGGTTCGGCCGCCGCGCGGTGTCCAGGATCTTGGTTTCCGCGGCCGTGCGCAACGTCGTGCCCCAGCGCGAGGCCTCGATGACGGCGACCGCGAACTCCGGTCGCCACTTCAGCGTCCACGTTTCACGGAAGGTGCCGGTGCTGCGCACCTCCCCGGTGGTCGGCGTACCCCATTCGACGCCGAGCAGCCGCAGCCGGTGCAACAGCCGCGAGCGTTCCAGCTCGCGCTCCTTGCGCAGGTCGAGATCGACGGTGCGCGCGGTGGGCTCCAGCTTCATCCGCAGTCTGCGCACTCTGGCGCGCAGGTCGGCGTCGAGCGGCACCGTGGGCGCGTCCTCCGGCACGGCGCCGAGCGCCTCGCCGACGACGAGCTCGGTGGTCACCACGTGCACCATGGTCTCGTCGCCGCCGCACATCACCGCGCGCACCGCCTCGGTGACCTCGGAGAGTCCGGCCAGCGGTCGTTGCCGCAGGGCGGCAAGGGTTTCCGCGAGCCGGACCGCCTCGATGACGTGCGCGCTGGACACCGGAAGATCGTGCGCGCGCAGTACGCCCGCGACCTTGGTGAGCCAACGCGCGATCGGCCGGTCCGGGGCGGTGAACAGGTGGTGGTACCAGCCGGGCGAGTCGACGCCCGCGCCGTAGCCGGAGGACGCGGCGAGCCGGGAATGGGTGTAGGGCACCCAGGTGACGGTGGCCTTCACCTTCGGCATGCCCTTGAGCAGCCGGGCGTCCGGCGCGGCCGGGCCGAGCTTGCCCGCCAGCGCCGGTGCGTGCCAGGCGCCGCAGACCACGGCGAGGCGACGCGAGCCGCCCTTGAGCGCCTTGCGCATGGTCTGGCGCATGTAGGCCTCGCGGCGCAGGGTGTGCGCGTCGATCGCGGCCGGGGTCGGTCGACG from Nocardia bhagyanarayanae includes these protein-coding regions:
- a CDS encoding VWA domain-containing protein; translation: MNSPGENSSRRWRLVLGAAAEPELGGLGGADDVAVDRALGALYNTGDEPTSGKRSAGLGDSAPRVARWLGDIRTYFPSSVVEVMQRDAIDRLQLTELLLEPELLAAVEPDVHLVGTLLSLNRVMPETTKATARTVVERVVREIEQRIATHTRTAVSGALNRAARISRPRARDIDWDRTIRKNLANYLPEHRTVVPERLVGYGRNTQAVRRDVVLAIDQSGSMAASVVYASVFGAVLASMRALRTSLVVFDTEVVDLTDLLTDPVDVLFGTQLGGGTDINRALAYCQTLIARPADTLFVLISDLYEGGIRAEMLRRVHAMRESGVQVVVLLALSDDGAPAFDHDNAAALAALGVPAFACTPDRFPDLLAVALDRGDVRSWADVNAGKP
- a CDS encoding DUF5682 family protein — protein: MFSPDDDRAPEAWNGTTGAWNGTTDAERGASDGSTPNINGAADDVVTRVFGIRHHGPGSARSLRLALEDFQPDTILIEGPADADPLVGFVTADGMAPPVALLAYVPDQPARAAFWPYAVFSPEWQALRYAAEYQVPVRFCDLPGSAVLAAEAEPGDSVDPLAHLAAAAGYDDAERWWDAVVESTTDIDVFDALTEAMAALRETPDTHPDEPRLGPALSDEQPPDLETFDAVEEFDPSAGPIARRRPTPAAIDAHTLRREAYMRQTMRKALKGGSRRLAVVCGAWHAPALAGKLGPAAPDARLLKGMPKVKATVTWVPYTHSRLAASSGYGAGVDSPGWYHHLFTAPDRPIARWLTKVAGVLRAHDLPVSSAHVIEAVRLAETLAALRQRPLAGLSEVTEAVRAVMCGGDETMVHVVTTELVVGEALGAVPEDAPTVPLDADLRARVRRLRMKLEPTARTVDLDLRKERELERSRLLHRLRLLGVEWGTPTTGEVRSTGTFRETWTLKWRPEFAVAVIEASRWGTTLRTAAETKILDTARRPNRTLADLAGALELALLADLSGATSGLIERLETVAALDHDVTHLLAALPGLIRTLRYGDVRGTDTKALAHVADGLLVRIAAGLPGAVTGLDADAAAELRTQLDAAHLAIHTRDDAWATQTWLAALRKLADREDVHGALVGRAVRLLSDAGIIGDADSGRRLSAALSVGATPASKAAWIDGFLGGRGLLLVHDRELLRRIDEWLRGLDDEQFLETLPVLRRTFGAFESGERRAIGRAIHDTAGFAAPERTDVDVERGRRAMRTAADILGVAR